The sequence CGGGTCTACGCCGTGGACGTGGGCACGGCCCAGCTCCACGCCAAGCTCCGGGCCGACCCCCGCGTCAAGAGCTTCGAGCAGTTCCATGCCAAGGACCTGCGCCCCGGGATGTTCGACCCCCGTCCGGACCTCGCGGTGGTAGACGTCTCTTTCATCTCTCTGGCCAAGGTTCTGCCGCACGTCCTGCCCTGCCTGGCCCGGCCCTTCGACATCCTGGCTTTGGTCAAGCCCCAATTCGAGCTGGAGCCCAAGCTCGCGCCCAAGGGCGTGGTGCGCCGGCCCGAGCACCGCGCCCTGGCCCTGGATCGGGTGCGCGAGAGCCTGGGCGCGCTGCCCGTCAGGGAAGCCGGCGTCCTGGAATGCCCGGTCCACGGCCCGAAGGGCAACATCGAATCTTTCGTGCATCTCACGTCAGTTTGATAGAATGAAAGTGGCGCTCCCATGAAGATCCTCCTCATCCCCGACCCGGCCTCTCCCTACGGCGAAGACGCCTTCTGCCGGGAGCTGTCCCAACGCGCCGCCTCGCGCGGCCATGAGACGGTGATGGCCGAGGGGGATCCCGCGCGCGACGCCGACGTCGTGCTCATCAACAGCTTCCAGGCCGCGCCCATACGCGCCGCCCGCGCCGCCGGCAGGAAGGTGGCGGTCCGGCTCATCGACTCCTTCGCCGAGGTGCCGGCCGCGGAACTGCCTCCGATACTCGACGCCCTGCGCCAGGCGGACCGCCTCCTGGTCCCCAGCCGCTATCTCGCGGACTTGGCCCAGTCCTGGGGAGTCAACGGGAAGGCCCTGCCCGTGCCCTATGCCTATGACCGGGTCATGGCCAACAAAGTCGCGCTGGTCACCATGCGCGCCTCCCGGCCGGCCGACTTCCAGATCATCACCACCTGCAAGTTCAGCGAGGCCTGCCGCCCGGGCCTGGAGCTGCTCATGTCCGCGACCAGCCGCCTGCGCTTCGACTGGCATCTCACCATACTGGGCCAGGGCCCGCTCCTGGCCTCGGTCCAGGAGCGCTCCCGCGGAATCCTGCCCGCGCAGAGAGTCCTCTTCGCCGGCGAGCTGCCTCATCTCAAGGTCATGGAATTCTTCCGCTCCGCCAAGGTCTACGTCAACCCCACGGGCTCCGAAGGCTTCCCGGCCATGTCCCTCTACGCACTCTCCGAGGGCTGTCCCGTGGTCGCGCCCCGCTGCGGCGCGGTCCCCGAGCTCATCACGGACGGCAAGAACGGCATGCTCTTCAACGCGGGCGACGCCGCCTCGCTCGCCCAGGCTTTGGTCACCCTCTGGTCGGTGCGCGGCCTGTCCTTGCAGCTCATCGCCGAGGGCATCAAGACCGTGGAGCGCCACACCTGGGACGCCACCGTGGCGGCGGCCTTCGACGCGCTGGAGGGCATGGCGCGATGACCAAGCTCGTCTGCGCGCTGCTGGTCGACCTCGATGACGCCGTGGATTTCCCAGGCAGCGAGGGCTCGGTGCTGGGCCGGCCCCTGGCCGCCTATCCCCTCATGGCGGCTCGCACCTCGGCCCATGTGCGCCGTGTCTACGCGGTCACGGGCTCTCCACCGGTCAAGGCGGCGGCCCTACAGTACGACGCCATCATCATCGACCCCCCGGCCGGCAAGCCCTCCTTGGAAGACTACCTGCGGCACGGCTTGCGCCAGGCCACGGCGGACTTGAGCCGCGAGGACGCCGGGCTGGAGTTGCTCGTGATGCTCTTCCCGAACGCCCCGGCCGTGACCAAGGACATGATCGATTCCGGAGTCGAGGCCCTGCTTGACCGACCGGAGCTCGATTCGGCCTTGAGCGTGGCACCGTTGGAGCGCTGGTCGCCGGGATTGACGCGGCAGCAGACCAGCGACGGCCTTCTGGAGACTTTTCTGCCGCCGGCCAGCGCGGCCGGGCCGGCCTGGCATCCCACCTGGGGAGTGACCGTGCTCAGGCCCGGCAACGTCGAGCCGGCGGCCGGCGGCGGCACCTGGCCCTGGCTGGGCCGAAAGGTCCTGCCCATCAAGACCTGGGGTCCGGGCCTGATCGACTACCACTGGCAGCTCCCGGGACTGGAGTACTGGCTCAAGAAGAACGGCGTCCCGGACCTGTCCGCCAACCTCGAGCGCCAGCCCCTGCCCAAGCCCCAGCTCTCGCCCAAAGGCGACCGCCGTTAATCGCGCTCCATCTCCCGGAGCACGGCGGGGAGACCGCGCAGGTCTTTGACCTCCCAAGGGCAGGGCGGCAGCTTCCACTCGGCGGGAGAGCCCACGCGGCGCACGAAACGCACCCCCGTCTCCTTGGCCGCGCGCCAGTCGCTCTCCGCGTCGCCCACGAAGACCACCTCTCCCTTCCGGAACGGCCCATCCCGCAGGACGCGGCGGATGACGTCCGGCTTCTTGGCCGGCGAGCCCCAAGCCCGCTCGAAATACGCCAGGAGACGGCGGCGGCGCAGGATGCGTTCGAGCTCTTCGTGGGGCGTGCCGGAAGCCACGAAGAAGCGGTAGCGGCCCCGCCCCCTGCGCAGGAACTCCCGCGCCCCGGGCACGACCGGGCACTTCAGGACCCGGTCGAAGACCAGACGGGAGAAATCCGCGGCCAGCTGCGCCTCGCGCCGCGGGGTGTAGCGCTCGCCCAGGATCTCGGTGCAGATGTGGCGGAACTTGACGTGCCGGGAGATGCCCATGTGGCGCACGTGGTAGTCCAAGATCTCCGGGATGCGTCGCGGATGGTCTTTCCGGAACAGAGCGCGGAAGGCCTCGGTCTTGATATCCGTAGATTCCAGGATGACCCCATCGCAATCGAAAACGACGGCCTCGATCTTCACCGTCCATTTTGTAGCATTGTCCCGTCCGTGGCCGCAACGGCTGTACGCCATTCCAAGTCCCCCCGGCCTACGAGGACAGCGCCTTACTCTGGCTCGTCGGCAAATGATAGAATCCCCGGCATGAGGCGCTCATCCGCTCCCAAGCCCCCGCGCACCGTACAGCGGGAACTCCTGCGCGCCATGAAGCGCATCCGAGGCGTAGAACTGGCCATCGAGGCCGAATACCCGAAGGACGAGATGAAGACGCCGGTGCATCTATGCATCGGCCAGGAAGCGGTCCCGGTCGGTGTGTGCGCGAACCTGCGCCAAGACGACTACGTCCTGAGCAACCACCGCAGCCACGGCCACTACTTGGCCAAAGGCGGCGATCTCAAGGCCATGATCGCGGAGTTCTACTGCCGCGAGACCGGCTGCTCCCGGGGGCACGGCGGCTCCATGCACCTCATCGACCCTGCGGTGGGCCTGCTGGGCTCCTCGTCCATCGTGGGCGGGGGCGTCCCCCTCGCGGTCGGCGCCGCGCTCGCCTCCCAGCGCCTGGGCCAAGATCGGGTCGCGGTCGTGTTCTTTGGCGACGCAGCCTCAGAGGAGGGCGCCTTCTACGAGAGCATGAACTGCGCCCGGCTCTGGAAGCTGCCCGTGGTCTTCGTCTGCGAGAACAACTTCTACTCCGTGTGCTCCCACATCGACGCCCGCCAGCATACGCGGGAGATCGTCCTGCGAGCCCGGGCCTTCGACATCCCCGCGGCCCAGGTCGATGGGACGGACGTCCTGGATGTCTATCGCAAGGCCGCGGCAGCCGTGGCCCACGCCCGCCGCGGCAAGGGCCCCTACTTCCTGGAATGCCAAGCCTATCGCTGGCGCGCCCATTCCGGAGCGGGGGACCCGGACGCCGAGCGCTATCGCAAGCCCGGCGAGGCGGAGCGCTGGCTCAAGCGCTGCCCGATCCGCCTTCTGGAAAAACGCTTGTTAGCCAGCGGCACCGTGCGCCCTCAGGACATCCAAGGCATGCAGGAGCGCATCTCGGCCGAGATACGTGAGGCGTTCCGTTTCGCCCAGGCCGGCCCCCTGCCGGGGCCCGAGGCCCTGGAGCGGCATCTCTTCTTCTCGGAGCGAGCCGCCTAGCCATGCCCTGGACCAAGGTCCTCGTCGAGAAGTCCGCTCCCGATTTCGACGAACACGCGGGGCGCCAGGCCCGCAAGCTCTCCTACGGCGAAGCCATCCGCGAGGCCCTGGACCAGGCCCTCGAGCGCGACCCCCGGGTCTATGTCATGGGGCAAGGCGTCGACGACCCATCCGGCATCTTCGGCAGCACTTTGGACCTGCACCGCAAATACGGCAGCAAGAGGGTCTTCGACACGCCCCTTTCCGAGAACGCCCTCACCGGCATGGCCGTAGGAAGCGCCCTGGCCGGCCTGCGGCCGGTCTACGTGCACAACCGGCCTGATTTCCTGCTCCTGGCCATGGATCAGATCGCCAATCATGCGGCGAAATGGAGCTACATGTTCGGAGGCCGCAGCCATGTCCCGCTCGTCATCCGGGCGGTGACCGGGCGGGGTTGGGGCTCGGCCGCTCAGCATTCGCAAGCCCTGCAGGGGCTCTTCCTCCACATCCCCGGGCTCAAGATCGTCATGCCGGCCACGGCTTACGACGCCAAGGGCCTCCTGCTCTCCAGCATCGCGGACGGCAACCCGGTCTTGTTCCTGGAGCATCGCTGGCTCTACAAGCACAAGAGCCACGTCCCAGAAACGCTCTACCGCGTCCCCTTCGGCAAGGCCCTGGTGCGCCGGCGCGGTAAGGATGCGACCGTAGTGGCGGTCTCCCAAATGGTCATCGAAGCTCTGACCGCGGCCGATGAGCTCGCCCCGCAGGGAATCTCCGCCGAGGTCATCGACCCGCGGACCTTGTGCCCGCTGGACACGACGGCCATCCTGAAGTCCCTGCGCAAGACCGGGCGCCTGGTGGTCTGCGACACCGGGTGGAAGACCGGCGGGGTCACGGCGGAGCTCGCCGCCTTGGCGGCGGAGAAGGGCTTCGCCTACCTCAAGCGGCCCGTCAAGCGTATCGCCTGCGCGGATGTCCCGACCCCGGCGGGCTACACTTTGGAGAAGGCGTTCTACCCGGGCTCAGCCGATATCGTCAAAGCGGTCCAGGAGGTCATGGCATGAAGGTCTTGGTGACGGGCGGCGCGGGCTACATCGGCTCCATCCTCGTGCCGCGCCTGCTCGAGCAGGGGCACGAGGTGGCGGTGATCGACAACTTCATGTACCGGCAGACCTCGCTGCTGGACTGCTGCGCCGACCGAAGGCTCACCATCGCGCGGGGCGACGCCCGGGACCGCAAGCTCATCGAGGAACACCTCAAGGACGCGCAGTACGTCATCCCCCTGGCCTGCCTCACCGGGGCCCCCCTCTGCGACCGGTTCCCCCAGGAGGCGCAGGGCATCATCGTGGACGCCCTCAAGCTCCTCGTCGAACTGCGCCGGCCGGGGCAGAGGATCCTCTATCCGACGACGAATTCCGGCTACGGCATCGGCCAGGACGGGGTCCACTGCACCGAGGAGACCCCCTTGCGGCCCATCTCCCTTTACGGCAAGCTCAAGGTCGAGGCGGAGCGGCTCCTCCTCGCCGCCGGCGACACGGTCACCTTCCGCCTGGCCACAGCCTTCGGCGTCAGCCCGCGCATGAGGCTCGACCTCCTGGTCAACGACTTCACCTACCGGGCCGTCAACGACCGCTTCATCGTGCTCTTCGAGGCCAACTTCAAGCGCAACTTCATCCATGTCCGCGACGTGGCCGCGGCCTTCCTGCACGCCATGGCCAACTTCGACCAGATGAAGGGACAGGCCTACAACGTGGGCCTCAGCGACGCCAACCTCAGCAAAGAAGAGCTCTGCGCGGAGATCAAGAAGCAGGTCCCCGAGTTCTACTTCGTGGAAGCCAAGGTGGGAGAGGACCCGGACAAGCGCAACTACATCGTCAGCAACGAGAAGGTCGAAAAGACCGGGTTCAAGCCGAAGGTCTCCCTGTCGGAGGGCATCCGGGAACTGGTCAAGGGCTACCAGGTGCTCAAGCGCGACGCCTTCGCCAACAACTGAATGCCCGAGCCCGTCGATATCCTCTTCATCAACCCGGGCGACAGGGACCGGATGTACGGGGCCTTGGCCGGGAGCCTTTCCGGCTGCGAACCTCCCATCTGGACCGCCCTGACCGCCGCTTTCCTGCGTGAGAAGGGCCATTCCGCCAGGATCATGGACGCGGACGCGGCGGGCTGGTCGCCCGAGCGCGCGGCCGACGCCGCCGCCCGGGATCTCGCGCCCCGCCTCATCGGCGTCGCCGCGGCGGGGGCCAACCCCTCCGCGTCATCCACGCCGAAGATGGACGCCGTCATCCGTCTCTGCAGGGCCCTGCGCGAGCGGCTGCCGGGCGTGCCGGTCATCGTCTATGGCATCCACCCCTCGGCCTTGCCCGAGCGAACCTTGGAGGAGACCGGGGCTGAATTCGTCTGCCGAGGAGAGACCTTCCTGGCCTTGGACGCGCTCCTGGCGGCGCTCAAGGCCGGCCGCGGCCCGGAAGGCATCCGGGGCATCTGGACCCATCGGGGCGGCGCGGGCTGGGCCGAGCTCCTGAAAGACCTCGACGGCCTCCCGGCGCCCGCCTGGGACCTCCTGCCCATGGAGAAGTACCGCGCCCATAACTGGCACTGCTTCGACCGCCTCGACCAAAGGCAGCCCTATGGCGTCATCTACACCAGCCTGGGCTGCCCTTTCGGCTGCACCTACTGCAACGTGTCGGCCCTCTACGACGGCCGGCCCGGCATCCGATTCCGCAGCCCGGCCCGGGTGGCGCAGGACGTGGACCTTCTTGCCACGAAGTACGGCGTGCGCAACATCAAGATCCTGGACGAACTCTTCGTGCTCAAGGAGTCGGCGGTCCTGGAACTCCTGGACCTGCTCATCGCGCGCGGCTACGGACTCAACATCTGGGCCTACGCTCGCGTCGACACCGTCAACGAGCGGATGCTCTCCAAGATGAAGCAGGCCGGGGTCAACTGGCTGGCCTACGGGATCGAATCCGGCAGCCAGGAGGTGCGCCGGGGCGTGGCCAAGGGCAAGCTGAGCCAGGACAGCATCCGCCGCGCCGTGAGCATGACCCATGAGGCCGGGATCCACGTGGTGGGGAACTTCATCTTCGGCCTGCCCGAGGACGACCGCCTCAGCCTCCAGCAGACCTATGACTTGGCTGCGGAGCTCAACTGCGAGTACGCGAACTTCTACGTGGCCATGGCCTATCCGGGCTCGCGCCTCTACGAGGACTCCTTGCGCGACCGGGCCCCTTTGCCGGAGCATTGGACCGGGTACTCCCAGTTCTCGGAAGAGACCCTGCCCCTGCCGACCCGGCATCTGAGCGCCGGCGAGGTCCTGCGCTTCCGGGACTCGGCCTTCGACCGCTACTACCGGCGTCCGGAGTACCGCGACATGGTCCTGCGCAAGTTCGGCCCGGAGACCCTGAAGCACATCGAGGGCATGCTCCAGCACAAGCTCCGCCGCAAGCACGCCGCGCCCCAGGAGGCCTCATGATCATCAGCCGAACGCCTTTCCGCATCTCCTTCTTCGGCGGGGGCACCGATTACCCGGTCTGGTATGAGGCCAATTACGGGCAGGTCCTCGCCACCACCATCAACAAGTACTGCTACATCACCTGCCGTTATCTGCCGCCGTTCTTCGAGCACAAGCACCGCATCGTCTATTCCCGCATCGAGAACGTCCAGCAGATCGCGGAGATCCACCATCCCTCGGCGCGCGCCTGCCTGCAGTTCATGGATATCCGCGACGGCATGGAGATCCACCACGACGGCGACCTGCCCGCCCGCTCCGGCATCGGCTCCAGCTCGGCCTTCACCGTGGGCCTGCTGCACGCCCTCTACGGATTGAAGGGCATCATGCCCACGCGCCGGCAATTGGCCACCAACGCCATCCATATCGAGCAGGACGTGCTCAAGGAGAACGTGGGCGCCCAGGACCAGATGCTGGCCGCCTTCGGCGGGTTCAATCTGATCTATTTCGGAGGCACCCGGCATCTCCAGCTGCGGCCGGTCACCTTGCCCCCCAAACGCATCTCCTCTTTGCAGCGGCATCTGATGATGTTCTACACCGGAGTGCCGCGCATCTCGTCCCATATCGCCCAGGAGCAGGTCAAGAGGACCAAGGCGCGCAGCCGGGAGCTCAAGGCGATATGCGAGCTGACCGACACGGCCCTGGAGGTCCTCAACGGCAATCGCGACATCACGGAATTCGGCCGGCTCCTGCATGAAGGCTGGCTCATCAAACGCAGCCTGACCGGCAAGATCTCCAATCCGCAGATCGACGAGATCTACGCGACGGCCCGGAGCGCCGGGGCCCTGGGCGGCAAGATCCTCGGCGCCGGCGGAGGAGGCTTCATCCTGCTCTTCGCCAAGCCGGAGGACCAGCCCGGGATCTGCAAGCGCCTCAAGAAGCTCCTGCATGTCCCCTTCGAGTTCGAGAGCATGGGCAGCCGAATCATCTTCTACAGCCCCAGCGACCCCCATGGTTGTGAGGCGCTGTAGGATGGCCCAAGGCTCGGCGCTCCAGGCCGCGGACGTGCTGGTGCTCTGCGGCGGGTTGGGCCGGCGTTTGCGCGAAGCGGTCCCGGACCGGCCCAAGCCCATGGCCGAGGTGGCCGGCCGGCCCTTCCTGGACATCTTGCTCGACTATGTCTCCGGCTTCGGCTCCCGGCGCTTCATCCTCTGCGCGGGCTACATGGCCGATCGCATCCGCAAACACTACGTCGCCAGCGCCGCATCCGGCCGGGAAGTCCTGGTGTCCTGCGAAGACCGGCCGCTGGGCACCGCCGGCGCGATCAAGAACGCCGAGAGCCTCTTGCGCAGCTCGTCATTCTTCGTCATGAACGGCGACTCCCTCTGCCGGGCCGATCTGCGCCGGTTCTGGGATTTCCATCAGGGCCACGACAGCCGAGCCAGCGTGGTGCTGGCCCCCCCGGAACCAGGGTCCGACTACGGCTCCGTGTCTTTGGACCCGCAGGGCCGCGTCACAGGATTCGTCGAGAAGTCCGAGGCGGGCCCGGGACAGCTCATGAACGCCGGCATATACCTTTTCACGGGGGCCGCCCTCGCAGCCATCCCCGCAGGCCGCCCGACATCGCTGGAGCGCGACCTGCTGCCGGCTTTGGCGCGCGAGGGCCTGGCCTGGGGCTGGCCCGTAGCGCAACGCGTCGTGGACATCGGGACTCCGCAACGCTACGCCGAGGCTGATGCCCGGCTGCGCGCGGAGCCCCCGCCAGGAGGATGACCGTGCACATGCCATTCGGCACCATCACCATCACCCCGCGCGCCCGCCGCCTCATCGACGAGGCGCTCGACGCCGGCCGCGTCTCCAGCGGGAGGCTGGTCGGCGAATTCGAGCGGAAGTTCGCGCGAGCGACGGGCGCCGCCCATGCCGTGGCCGTGAGCTCGGGCACGGACGCCGACATCCTGGCCCTGGCCGTGCTGCACGACCTCGGCGCCCGGCGCGGCGACGAGGTGATCGTGCCCGCCTTGTCCTTCGTCGCCACCGGCAACGCGGTCCTGCACGCGGGCTTCAAGCCGGTCTTCGTGGACGTGGAGCGGGACACCCTCAACATCGACCCCGCGCGCATCGAAAGGGCCGTCACGCGCCGCACGCGGGCGCTCATGCCGGTCCACCTCATGGGCAAGCCCGCGGACATGGACGCGATCAACCGCATCGCCAGGAGGCGCAAGCTGCTCGTAGTCGAGGATGCGGCGGAGGCCCACGGCGCGCTCTACAAAGGCCGGCCGGTGGGCGGGCTGGGAGACCTGGGAGCGTTCAGCACCTACATCGCTCACATCATCACGACCATCGAGGGCGGCGTGGTCACCACCGACCGGCCCGAGTTCGCCGCCATCCTGCGCTCTTTGCGCAGCCACGGCCGCGCCTGCCAGTGCGAAGTCTGCGTGCTCAACACGGGCCAGGCCGAGTTCTGCCCGCGGCGCTTCAAGTTCGGCCAGGGCACCGACATCCGTTTCGTCTTCGAACGCATCGGCTACTCATGCAAGATGAACGAGTTGGAGGCGGCGGTGGGGCTGGGCAGCCTGGACCTGTACCGAGGCATCATCGCCAAAAGACGGCGCAACCTGCTCGCGCTGATGCGGGGCCTGCGCCGCTTCGCCCCCTATCTGCGAACGTTCAAAGAAGAGAAGCATGAACGGATCGGCCCGCATGCGTTTCCCATCATCCTGGGCGAGGACGCGCCCTTCAGCCGCAACGAGCTGGGAGAGTTCCTGGAGAAGAACGGCATAGAGACCCGGCACCTGTTCAGCTCCATGCCGACCCAGTGCCCCGGCTTCAGGTTCCTGGGCTACCGCAAGGGGCAGTTCCCCGAAGCGGAATACCTCGGAGAGAACGGCCTGCACGTCGGGGTGCATCAGGACCTGGGGCCGGAGCATGTGGCTTATCTGCTGGAGACGGTGGAGCGCTTCTTGTCCGCGCGCAAGCTCGGGCGGACGCGGGGAGCGGCGCGATGAAGACGACGCTGTTCGTCCCCACCATGAACGAGGTCGAAGGCATGAAGGTCATCATGCCCCAGATCCGCAAGGAATGGGTGGACCAGATCCTGATCGTGGACGGCGGCTCCACGGACGGCACCCAGGACTATGCCCGGGCCCAGGGCTATGACCTCTACGTGCAGAAGAAGCGCGGCATCCGCCACGCCTACATCGAGGCCTGGCCCCTGGTCAAGGGCGACACGGTCATCACGTTCAGCCCGGACGGCAACTCGCCTCCCGATGCCATCCCCAAGCTGATCGCGGCCTTCCAGCAGGGCTACGACATGGTCATCGGGTCCCGGTACAAGACAGGCGCCAAGAGCGACGACGACGACGCCGTGACCGCCTTCGGCAACTGGCTCTTCACGGCCTCCATCAACCTCTTCCACGGCGGCCGCTACACCGACGCCATGGTGATCTACCGCATCTATCGGACGAGCCTGTTCAACGAGCTCGACCTGCACAAGGAAGAGTCCTATTTCACCGAAAAGTGGTTCGGGACCGTCATCGGGGTGGAGCCCCTGCTCTCCATCCGGGCGGCCAAGAGC is a genomic window of Elusimicrobiota bacterium containing:
- a CDS encoding glycosyltransferase; this translates as MKILLIPDPASPYGEDAFCRELSQRAASRGHETVMAEGDPARDADVVLINSFQAAPIRAARAAGRKVAVRLIDSFAEVPAAELPPILDALRQADRLLVPSRYLADLAQSWGVNGKALPVPYAYDRVMANKVALVTMRASRPADFQIITTCKFSEACRPGLELLMSATSRLRFDWHLTILGQGPLLASVQERSRGILPAQRVLFAGELPHLKVMEFFRSAKVYVNPTGSEGFPAMSLYALSEGCPVVAPRCGAVPELITDGKNGMLFNAGDAASLAQALVTLWSVRGLSLQLIAEGIKTVERHTWDATVAAAFDALEGMAR
- a CDS encoding alpha-ketoacid dehydrogenase subunit beta gives rise to the protein MPWTKVLVEKSAPDFDEHAGRQARKLSYGEAIREALDQALERDPRVYVMGQGVDDPSGIFGSTLDLHRKYGSKRVFDTPLSENALTGMAVGSALAGLRPVYVHNRPDFLLLAMDQIANHAAKWSYMFGGRSHVPLVIRAVTGRGWGSAAQHSQALQGLFLHIPGLKIVMPATAYDAKGLLLSSIADGNPVLFLEHRWLYKHKSHVPETLYRVPFGKALVRRRGKDATVVAVSQMVIEALTAADELAPQGISAEVIDPRTLCPLDTTAILKSLRKTGRLVVCDTGWKTGGVTAELAALAAEKGFAYLKRPVKRIACADVPTPAGYTLEKAFYPGSADIVKAVQEVMA
- a CDS encoding thiamine pyrophosphate-dependent dehydrogenase E1 component subunit alpha, with translation MRRSSAPKPPRTVQRELLRAMKRIRGVELAIEAEYPKDEMKTPVHLCIGQEAVPVGVCANLRQDDYVLSNHRSHGHYLAKGGDLKAMIAEFYCRETGCSRGHGGSMHLIDPAVGLLGSSSIVGGGVPLAVGAALASQRLGQDRVAVVFFGDAASEEGAFYESMNCARLWKLPVVFVCENNFYSVCSHIDARQHTREIVLRARAFDIPAAQVDGTDVLDVYRKAAAAVAHARRGKGPYFLECQAYRWRAHSGAGDPDAERYRKPGEAERWLKRCPIRLLEKRLLASGTVRPQDIQGMQERISAEIREAFRFAQAGPLPGPEALERHLFFSERAA
- a CDS encoding DegT/DnrJ/EryC1/StrS family aminotransferase, whose translation is MPFGTITITPRARRLIDEALDAGRVSSGRLVGEFERKFARATGAAHAVAVSSGTDADILALAVLHDLGARRGDEVIVPALSFVATGNAVLHAGFKPVFVDVERDTLNIDPARIERAVTRRTRALMPVHLMGKPADMDAINRIARRRKLLVVEDAAEAHGALYKGRPVGGLGDLGAFSTYIAHIITTIEGGVVTTDRPEFAAILRSLRSHGRACQCEVCVLNTGQAEFCPRRFKFGQGTDIRFVFERIGYSCKMNELEAAVGLGSLDLYRGIIAKRRRNLLALMRGLRRFAPYLRTFKEEKHERIGPHAFPIILGEDAPFSRNELGEFLEKNGIETRHLFSSMPTQCPGFRFLGYRKGQFPEAEYLGENGLHVGVHQDLGPEHVAYLLETVERFLSARKLGRTRGAAR
- a CDS encoding kinase, whose product is MIISRTPFRISFFGGGTDYPVWYEANYGQVLATTINKYCYITCRYLPPFFEHKHRIVYSRIENVQQIAEIHHPSARACLQFMDIRDGMEIHHDGDLPARSGIGSSSAFTVGLLHALYGLKGIMPTRRQLATNAIHIEQDVLKENVGAQDQMLAAFGGFNLIYFGGTRHLQLRPVTLPPKRISSLQRHLMMFYTGVPRISSHIAQEQVKRTKARSRELKAICELTDTALEVLNGNRDITEFGRLLHEGWLIKRSLTGKISNPQIDEIYATARSAGALGGKILGAGGGGFILLFAKPEDQPGICKRLKKLLHVPFEFESMGSRIIFYSPSDPHGCEAL
- a CDS encoding NAD(P)-dependent oxidoreductase, producing MKVLVTGGAGYIGSILVPRLLEQGHEVAVIDNFMYRQTSLLDCCADRRLTIARGDARDRKLIEEHLKDAQYVIPLACLTGAPLCDRFPQEAQGIIVDALKLLVELRRPGQRILYPTTNSGYGIGQDGVHCTEETPLRPISLYGKLKVEAERLLLAAGDTVTFRLATAFGVSPRMRLDLLVNDFTYRAVNDRFIVLFEANFKRNFIHVRDVAAAFLHAMANFDQMKGQAYNVGLSDANLSKEELCAEIKKQVPEFYFVEAKVGEDPDKRNYIVSNEKVEKTGFKPKVSLSEGIRELVKGYQVLKRDAFANN
- a CDS encoding glycosyltransferase family 2 protein, translating into MKTTLFVPTMNEVEGMKVIMPQIRKEWVDQILIVDGGSTDGTQDYARAQGYDLYVQKKRGIRHAYIEAWPLVKGDTVITFSPDGNSPPDAIPKLIAAFQQGYDMVIGSRYKTGAKSDDDDAVTAFGNWLFTASINLFHGGRYTDAMVIYRIYRTSLFNELDLHKEESYFTEKWFGTVIGVEPLLSIRAAKSRLRVGEIPVDEPDRIGGVRKLQVLRWGAAYYAQILTETVCWKPSRKV
- a CDS encoding TlyA family RNA methyltransferase, translating into MKTPKLRLDALLVERGLFPSRARAQAAILAGQVKVDGHPDAKAGTSLLADARVDVIGDPNPFVSRGGLKLAAALDRFPVAVAGRVCLDVGASTGGFTDCLLSRGAARVYAVDVGTAQLHAKLRADPRVKSFEQFHAKDLRPGMFDPRPDLAVVDVSFISLAKVLPHVLPCLARPFDILALVKPQFELEPKLAPKGVVRRPEHRALALDRVRESLGALPVREAGVLECPVHGPKGNIESFVHLTSV
- a CDS encoding radical SAM protein yields the protein MPEPVDILFINPGDRDRMYGALAGSLSGCEPPIWTALTAAFLREKGHSARIMDADAAGWSPERAADAAARDLAPRLIGVAAAGANPSASSTPKMDAVIRLCRALRERLPGVPVIVYGIHPSALPERTLEETGAEFVCRGETFLALDALLAALKAGRGPEGIRGIWTHRGGAGWAELLKDLDGLPAPAWDLLPMEKYRAHNWHCFDRLDQRQPYGVIYTSLGCPFGCTYCNVSALYDGRPGIRFRSPARVAQDVDLLATKYGVRNIKILDELFVLKESAVLELLDLLIARGYGLNIWAYARVDTVNERMLSKMKQAGVNWLAYGIESGSQEVRRGVAKGKLSQDSIRRAVSMTHEAGIHVVGNFIFGLPEDDRLSLQQTYDLAAELNCEYANFYVAMAYPGSRLYEDSLRDRAPLPEHWTGYSQFSEETLPLPTRHLSAGEVLRFRDSAFDRYYRRPEYRDMVLRKFGPETLKHIEGMLQHKLRRKHAAPQEAS
- a CDS encoding sugar phosphate nucleotidyltransferase, which produces MAQGSALQAADVLVLCGGLGRRLREAVPDRPKPMAEVAGRPFLDILLDYVSGFGSRRFILCAGYMADRIRKHYVASAASGREVLVSCEDRPLGTAGAIKNAESLLRSSSFFVMNGDSLCRADLRRFWDFHQGHDSRASVVLAPPEPGSDYGSVSLDPQGRVTGFVEKSEAGPGQLMNAGIYLFTGAALAAIPAGRPTSLERDLLPALAREGLAWGWPVAQRVVDIGTPQRYAEADARLRAEPPPGG
- a CDS encoding HAD family hydrolase is translated as MKIEAVVFDCDGVILESTDIKTEAFRALFRKDHPRRIPEILDYHVRHMGISRHVKFRHICTEILGERYTPRREAQLAADFSRLVFDRVLKCPVVPGAREFLRRGRGRYRFFVASGTPHEELERILRRRRLLAYFERAWGSPAKKPDVIRRVLRDGPFRKGEVVFVGDAESDWRAAKETGVRFVRRVGSPAEWKLPPCPWEVKDLRGLPAVLREMERD